The DNA window CACGCGCTGGAAGACCAGGGTGACGGCCCTCCGGTAGGTCCGTTGCCGCACGAACCGGTACCCGTGCAGGGTGGCGGCCTGTGCGCACAACAGGTTCGACACGTCGTACAGCCGCCGGTCGAGTTCGACGACGGTGTCCCCGCTGAAGTGGCTGATCATCAGCGCCGTGCGGGTCGACCGGGGCAGCAACCGGGTGAGCGACACGGCGCCGACGACGATCGCGGCCACGCCGAAGCCGAGCACGAAGGCGAGCACCTGGTTGCCGGTCGAGAGACCGACCAGCACAGCCCCGCCGAAGCCCAAGCCGATCAGGAGCCCCGCGATGGTGAGCCACATCGGGTGCGTGATCGAGCCGAGCCCGGTGCGGCGTGCCACCGCGAGCGGGTTCGAATCAGTCGCCCCGGCGAGCAGGAGTACCTGATCGGTGTCGTCGCCGAGCTTCGCCGCGATCCGCATCCCGCGCTCGGCGGCGATCTTCGCGACGGTTTCGGAGCGGAGGCGGGCGTCGCGGAGGCTGACCCAGCAGCGTGGTTCCTTCGCCAGCCTCGCGCGAAGCCGGTTCCGGTCCTTCTCACCGGCCCGTTCGGCCGGTTCGAACACGTAGCCGGGCGGATATGTCCATTGTGGATCGTCGGTGTACCGCTGCCGGACGCAGTGGAAGGTCAGGACATCGGGGTGCTCCGGCGGTGCCTCGGCGTAGCCCTCCGCCCAGGCGAGGAGCCTGATAGCGGACGGGTCGAGCCGCCACATCACCGGGGACACGCTCACCACCGGCTGCCCGGCGAACTGCTGCTCGCGCACCTGGCCGAGCGTGGTCGCCAGTACGTCCGCTTCGTCGGGGAAGAACATCCCGTCACCGGATCCGCTGGAACGTGATCGTCGTGCCGAGCATGCCGATGTTGCCTTCCTGCCGGAACCGGTACCCGTAGATCTCACCGGCCTGGCACAGCAGCTTCACGGTGAAACCGAACCAGACCGTCAACACGGTCCTGAACGGCCGCCCGTCGAAATCCCGCAGCAGCAGGCTCGCCCGCTTCGAACGCGGGAGCAGGCGGGGGAAGGTCAAGATCGCCGCGGTGCCAGCAAACGCACAGGGGAACAACACCGCCGCGGCGGGCTGGCGGTCGTGGTAGGCGAGCAGCGCACCGGTCAGGCACACGGCCGCGAAGACGAACGCGCCGATGAAGATCAGCATCCCGGACGAGGGCCGGAGCGAGCCTCGGCGCGGCTGGGCGACCGGATCGGTGATGGTGGTCTTGGCGAGCAACAGGATCTGGTCGGTTTCGTCCCCCAGCTCCCACGCGAGGCGCATCCCGTGCGCCTCGGCCGTGCGCAGCACGGTTTCGCGCGGCAGCTTGATGTCGCGAAGGCTCACCCAGAACCGGTCGCGGTTCTGGATCTTCGCGCGCAGTCGTTTTTCCGCGGCGGGGGTGGCTTCATCCGGCGGGTGGTCGTAGCGGTGGCCGGGCGGATGCGTCCACCGGTTCGGATCCGGGCGGATGCACTGGAAGCTCAGCACGGCGGGGTGCGGCGCCGCGATCTCGGCGTACCCCTCGGCCCAGGCGATCTGCCGGACGGACAACGGATCGAGTTGCCACCGGTCCGGTGCGACGACGACCTGAGGCTTCCCGTCGAACTCTTCGGCACGGAGCCGCCAGCGCAAGGAGTCGCGCTCGCTCTCCTGAATGGACTTCACCGCGGCTCAGCCGATCGTGAGGCTTCGCGCGATGCGCCCTGCCTGGTCGGCGATTTCCGGCCACCCGTCCGCCGTGTCGGCGCTGACGCTTAGCACCGCCAGCGCACGTCCGCTCGGCAGCGGGATCTGGAACTCGGCGCGGCAGGTCGGCCTGACCACCTCGGCCGGTTCTCCGGTGACCTCCGGTGGCAGCCGGAATTCACCGATGACCAGTCCGGCCACCGCGGGGCCGATCGGCAGTCGGATCACCCGGCTGTCGGCACCGGGGTGCCGTTCGCGGAACTCCGCGTGCAGATCGCCAGCCACGACGTCCAGGTTGTTCGCGACCAGCGCCAGATCCGGGCCGTTGAGCGGGACCAGCGCCAAGGCCACGGTGGCCAGCACGGGCTCGGTGCCCGTCGCGAACTTGCCGAACAACACGACGTGCTGCGGTCGCAGCCAGTCGGCGAACACGGCGAGATAGCTCGCCAGCTCCTGTTCGGACTGCCCGCTTTGCTGCGCTGTCAGCGCGCTGACCCGCCGGATTTCGTCGGCATCCGTGTCGATGTCTCCGGTGAGCCGCATCCCGGAGAATCCCGGCGGCAGATCCACGCTCAACCGAGGCGTATCGGTACTGGTCACTGGTCCCACACCTCGTGCTCGTCACGCTCGCGCACGCGTTCCGGCGCGTTGTCCGCGTCTTGTCCTTGGTCGACGGCGTTCCACAGCGCGATGGCCGTGGCCGTGCCGGGCAGCGCGAACCCGGTGGTGGCCGCCGCTGCCTCGATTGCCGCCTGCGTCTCGTTCTGCGGCTTCCAGTAGTTCTCGAAATCACCGATCGGTCCGTCGAACGCTCGACCGATGGAGCGGGCACCCGCATCACCGCCGAGTTGCTCTCCCAGCAAGGCAAAACCGCCGAACTTCACCGCGAGGTCGGCCTCGGGGGGCGCGAGGGCACCGACCGCCGACATGGCCGTCCCCAGCGCGTCGAACACGTACGTCTCCGGTTTCACATCGGCTCCCGCTGCTCCGGCCACGGCGTGCCCGAGCGTCGCGGTGAGTCCGAGTCCGGTGCCGACCGCCCCGAAGACCTCGCCGACGGGAGGTGGGAGGAACCCGCCAATGAACCCGAGTGCGTTGCCGATGTCGCCGAGCACGTCGGAGATCTTCGCGATGACGTTGGCGTGATCGGCGATGAAGTTGCCGATCTGGTCGGCGATGTCGCCGATGCCGTTGGCGAGATCGCCCAGCGCGCCGAGTGCGCCGTCGATCATCTTGCCGAGCAGGCTCGGTTCGTCGGGGGCCAGTTCGCGCGCCTTGTCCAGCATCACCGCGATGCCGTCGGCGACGCGGTCGTGCTGTTCGAGCAGCCGCTTCGCTTCGTCCTGAATGGACACACAGGCGCCCATCGAGGCGGTGAGCTGGTTGTGCGCGTTCGTCAGCAGTTGCTGCGCGGCGTTCAGCGAAGCCTGGTCCGGGAAGGTCTGGTCGGCGAGCCGGAGGTCCGGGTTCTGCTGTGCCTGCCTGGCTTCCTGTGCGGCCTTCTGCGCGCGTACTTCCAACTCGCGAGCTTGGCGCTGCAGCTCGGTGAGGTCGTCGTTCCAGTTCTGGAGCGCCTTCGCGGCCTTGAGCATCGAATCGGCCGCGTCGCCGAGGTACTCGGGGAGCTTGCCCACGCGGCGCGCGAACGCGTCACTCGCCTGGCCCTGCCAGATCTCGCCCTGCTTGTTGACGATGTTCTCGAGCGCTTGTTTCGCGTCGGCCAGGTCGGAGCCGACCTTCTGGTACTTCTCGGTCAGGTCGCCGATCGGGCCGAGCTTGCCCGGCGCGGGGTCGAAGCCGAGCGCGGGAAACCCGGTCTCCAGGGGCATGGTGCTCATCGATCGACGTCCTCGGCCATCTGCTGGAGCTGCTTCTCGGACATACCGCCGGTGATGCCGCCGCCTTCCGGAGTGGCGCCGTCGAGCATGTGCTGAAGCCTGCTTTTCGGCATGCCGCCGGTGTAACCGCCCCCCTCGGGGCCTGGGGGCGAATTCAGCTCGCCCGGGGCGCCGACGATGCCTCCGCCGGTGTCCGCGCCCACGATCTTGCCGCCGTCCGCGCCGCCGATGGACCGGAAGACATCGCTGTACTTCCGCTCCAGCTCTTCGTACTTCGACTTGGCCTTCTTCAGCCGCTCGGTGATGTCCTCCGAGGCCTTACCGAGCTGTTCGATCCCGTAGTCCCACGATTCCTCGAAGTCGGCGCCGGCTTTGGCCAGTGTCGCCGAGCCGAGGTGGCTGACCCCGCTGAACGAGCTGAGTTGCTTGTTCGCGTCGGTCATCCGGTCCGCGGCGGTTTCGAGTTCGCCGATGAGCTTGCCCAGCTCGTCGATCTGGAGCCGGTAACCGTCCATGATCGCCCCCTCTCCCTGAGCGAGCAGCCTAATCGACGGCATTCGCCGTCCGGAGGCCGTTCCGGGCATAATTCGCCCGTGGCGAAGGACACGCTGAATTCGTTGAGGCGGGTGTGCATGGCGCTCCCGGAGGCGACCGAGCGGCTCAGCCACGGCGAGCCCGCGTGGTTCGTGCGCGGCAAGAAGCTGTTCGTGATGTACGCCGACCAGCACCACGACGACCGGCTCGGGTTCTGGTGCCCCGCGCCGCCGGGGGTGCAGGTGGACTTGGTCGCGAACGAGCCGGAGCGCTTCTACCGGCCGCCGTACGTCGGGCACCGCGGCTGGCTCGGGGTACGGCTCGACGTGGATGTCGACTGGGACGAGATCGCGGCGATCGTCCGCGAGGCCTACACGGTCGTCGCGCCGAAAAGCCTGGTGGCGCGGCTCGGGTAGAGGTCAGCCGCGCTGCGAGCGCACGCCGAGGAGCACGTCCTCCCACGAGGGGACGATCGGGTGGTTCTTCTTGCTCTTCGGGCGAGCCGGTTCGGGCTTGGCCTCCGCGGAGTCGGCGGGGGCTTCGGCTGGCTCTTCGGCAGGCACGCGCGGGATTTCCCTGGTGTCGTCGTCCTGCGGGTCCGGGGCTCCGTCCAGCGAGGATTCGAGCGTCGGCTGGTCGTCCTCGGAGACCGCGCGCAGGGTCCGCGGCTGGCGGTGCGCGTTCGGGTTGAGCAGGTCCTCGGCGGGTTCGTCGAGCGCGGTCACCGTGCCGCCGTGCGCGCCGGGCGAGAACGCCCAGTGCGCGGCGTTGTCCGAGCGGCCGGCCTGCCACTGCAGGCCGACGACCCACTTGCCGTCGTCGCCCTTCCACGAGTCCCAGGTGGCCTGGGTGTAGTCCTGGCCGCGGACACCGAAGGCGTAGTGCACGACCTCGCCGAGCGTGCGCACGTCGGGGCCGTCCTCGCGCACCGGGTGCGCATGCTGGGCCAGCTCCGCGGTGCGGGAGCGTTCGAGCAGCACGGGGTAGGCGAACCGCTCCACTCGCTGCTCCGGCACGCCTGCCGAAGTCGCGACCTGCTCGACCGATTCACCGGCCCTGATCCGTGCCTGGATCTCGCGTGGCCGCATCTGGCTCTCCAACTCGATCTCGATCTGCCCGAGCCTGGTGATGTCACCCCTCGCCGCCGCACGAAGTCTCTCATCGGCGGGCAGCAGGAACCGCTCACGGCGCGCCGGGTCTTCGCACACGATGGACTTACCGTCCTCGTGCAGCCCGACCACCCGTAGCGCTCGCATGCCCGCCTCCCGTGAGACTTCACCTTTGTGGGTGTCCACGGTAGAGCGGCGCGTCGCCTTGACGGGTGAGGCGCGCCGATCCAAGGTGGATCCTTTTTCGATCATGAACGACGGGGACGCGCACGCGGATGAGGACGCGCCGTGAGCGGGCCGTCACGAAAAGGGGAACTTTCAGCCGGGCAGCCGCACCGCGACGACCAGTCCGCCCTGCTCGCCCGCCTCGGCGTGCACGGTGCCGCCGTGCGCCTGAACCACCGAGCGCACGATCGAAAGCCCGAGCCCGGCGTTGCGGCTGTCCCCGGTGCGCTCGGTGAGGCGCCGGAACGGTTCGAAGAGCTGCGGAACGGCACCCGGGTCGACCGGAACACCGGTGTTGCGGACGACGAGCGCCGGATCGGATCCGACTTCGACGACCACCGAACCGCCCTCGTGGTTGTAGGTGATCGCGTTGTCGACGAGGTTCGTCAGGAGCCGCTCCAGCAGCACCGGATCACCCGCGACCGTGCGCGGGACCGCGTTGACGCTCACCGTGACGTTCTTTTCGTTGGCGCGCGCCTGCACGGAGCGGGCGACGTGCTCGGCGACCTCGTCGAGCCGGACCGGGGTCCGCGAAGTGAGGCCGCGGTCGCTGCGCGCCAGCACGAGCAGGCCCTCGATCATGCGCTCGCTGCGTTCGTTCGTGTAGAGCAGTTGCTGCCCGAGCTTGCGCACTTCGGGGGTCGCGTCCGGATCGGCGAGCGCCACTTCGATGAGTGTCCGCTGGACGGCCAGTGGCGTGCGCAGTTCGTGGGAAGCGTTGGCGACAAAGCGTTTCTGGCTGTCGAACGAGACGGCGAGCCGGTCGAGCATGCCGTCGAAGGTGTCGGCCAGTTCCTTCAGCTCGTCGGGCGGGCCGTCGAGGTTGATCCGGCGGTCGAGGTTGCGCGCGCCGAGCCTGCGCGCGGTCGAGGTGATCGCGTGGATCGGGTGCAGCGCCCTGCCGGAGACCACCCAGCCGAGCGCCACCGCCAGCGCGGCCGCGATGACCAGCGCGAGCACCGAGGTGAGCACGAGCTGGGACAGCGTGGACGAGCGGTAGTCCGTCAGCGAGCCGCTGACCACCTGGAGGGCTTCGTCCGCCGGGACGGTCCTGGCAGGCGCGATGGGCGTGCCCTCGGTCGGCGCGGCCAGCCTCATCGCTGGGCCCAGTGCCGCCGTCGCGGTGCGCGCGTAGTTGCCGACCTCCGGCAGCGAGCCGCTCACCAGTATGTAGTTGACGATCAGCAGCACGGCGCCGATGAGCAGGAACAACCCGCCGTAGACGAAGGTGAGCCTGCCGCGCAGCGTCAGCTTGAGGTCCTTCATGCGCCGAACCGGTAACCCGCGCCGGGCACGGTCTCGATGAGCCCCGGCTCGCCGAGCTTGCGGCGCAGCGTCATCACCGCGACCCGCACCGCGTTGGTGAACGGATCGGCGTGCTCGTCCCAGGCCTTTTCGAGGAGGTCCTCGGAACTGACCACGGCCCCTTCGGCGCGCATGAGCACTTCCAGCACGGCGAACTCCTTGGGCGACAACTGCAGGAACCGGCCGTCGCGGGCGGCCTGGTGGCGCGGCAGGTCGAGCACGACGCCCGCGCGCTCCAGCACCGGCGGCAGCGCGGGCCGCGCGCGCCTGCCCAGCGCCTGCACGCGCGCGATGAGTTCGGCGAAGGCGAACGGTTTCGTCAGGTAGTCGTCGGCGCCGAGGCCGAGTCCGCCGACCCGGTCGGTCACGTCCGCGGCGGCGGTGAGCATCAGCACGCGGGCCTCGCCGCCGGTGCCGACCACGGCGCGGCACACGTCGTCGCCGTGCACCACGGGCAGGTCGCGGTCGAGCACCACGACGTCGTAGGCGTGCACGCCCACGCGTTCCAACGCCTGTCCGCCGTCATAGCAGACGTCGACAGCCATCGACAGCCGTCGCAGTCCTTCCGCGACGGTGTCCGCCATCAACTGTTCGTCTTCGACCACGAGGACTCGCACTACCTCAGTGTCCGCGATCGGGATAAGCGCGGCATAAGCGAACTCGCTTAACGCGCCGAGACCACCGGATCCGTAGAAATCCCCGGCAAGCGGGCCCGGGTCGTCGGGGGCCGGGCCCGCACACATACGAAACAGGAGGAAGCGATGCGAGTAAGGCTGATGGCAGGGGTGTGGCTCGCGGGCGCGGTGGTGGCGCTGGCTGGCTGTTCGAACGACGACGGCGGCGACAAGGTCGCTTCGGTTTCGTCGCCGCCCGCGGCGGGGCAGGGCGACCAGAACGCGGGTAACCAGGGCGGCACCGACGAGGACAAGCGGCGCGCCTTCGCCAAGTGCATGCGCGAGCACGGCGTCGACATGCCGGATCCGCAGCCGGGCGGTCAGGGTCAGACGTTGAAGATCGAAGCCGGTGACGAGGGGAAGATGAAGGCGGCCGACGACGCGTGCCGAAAACTGCTGCCCAATGGCGGTGAAATGAAGAAACCGGACGCCAAGGAACTCGACGAAATGCGCAAGCAGGCGAAGTGCATGCGTGAGCACGGTGTCGACATGCCGGATCCGGATCCCGAGAAACCCGGCATGCGCGTCGCGGGCAAGGCGGGCGACGATCCGGCGAAGATGGAGGCCGCGGCCAAGGCGTGCGGCATGGGCATGGGTGCGCCCGGCGTCGCGGGGAAGACCGGGAAATGAGCGCACGAACCAACCGGCGGGCCCGCTGGTTCGTCACGGGCGCGGTCGTCGTCGTGGTGCTCGGCACGGTCGCCGCGGTGATCCTGACCCGCCTCGGCGGGGAGGCCGCGGCAGGCGACAAGGCGCCACCGCCGCCGGTCGCCACGGCCACCGTGACGAAGGGGAACCTGTCCGAAGAGGAAACCGCGGACGGTCGTCTCGGGTACGGCGCCGAGCGCGGGGTGTCGGGGCGGAAACAGGGCACCGTAACCGGTTTGCCGGAGGTGGGCGCGGTGCTGGAGCGGGGAAAGTCGGTGTACACAGTGGACGCCAAGCCGGTGCCGCTGTTCTACGGGACGCTGCCGTTCTACCGCGATCTCGCCGAAGGCGCGGAAGACGGGCCGGATGTGAAGGAACTGGAGGAAAACCTCAAAGCGCTCGGGTACGGCGGTTTCGGCAAGCCGGACGCGAAGTTCACCGCCGCGACCGCGGCCGCGCTGAAGAAGTGGCAGAAGAAGAACGGGCTGCCCGAAACCGGCGCGTTCGGCTCCGGTG is part of the Amycolatopsis sp. CA-230715 genome and encodes:
- a CDS encoding response regulator transcription factor, with amino-acid sequence MRVLVVEDEQLMADTVAEGLRRLSMAVDVCYDGGQALERVGVHAYDVVVLDRDLPVVHGDDVCRAVVGTGGEARVLMLTAAADVTDRVGGLGLGADDYLTKPFAFAELIARVQALGRRARPALPPVLERAGVVLDLPRHQAARDGRFLQLSPKEFAVLEVLMRAEGAVVSSEDLLEKAWDEHADPFTNAVRVAVMTLRRKLGEPGLIETVPGAGYRFGA
- a CDS encoding MmcQ/YjbR family DNA-binding protein, yielding MAKDTLNSLRRVCMALPEATERLSHGEPAWFVRGKKLFVMYADQHHDDRLGFWCPAPPGVQVDLVANEPERFYRPPYVGHRGWLGVRLDVDVDWDEIAAIVREAYTVVAPKSLVARLG
- a CDS encoding sensor histidine kinase encodes the protein MKDLKLTLRGRLTFVYGGLFLLIGAVLLIVNYILVSGSLPEVGNYARTATAALGPAMRLAAPTEGTPIAPARTVPADEALQVVSGSLTDYRSSTLSQLVLTSVLALVIAAALAVALGWVVSGRALHPIHAITSTARRLGARNLDRRINLDGPPDELKELADTFDGMLDRLAVSFDSQKRFVANASHELRTPLAVQRTLIEVALADPDATPEVRKLGQQLLYTNERSERMIEGLLVLARSDRGLTSRTPVRLDEVAEHVARSVQARANEKNVTVSVNAVPRTVAGDPVLLERLLTNLVDNAITYNHEGGSVVVEVGSDPALVVRNTGVPVDPGAVPQLFEPFRRLTERTGDSRNAGLGLSIVRSVVQAHGGTVHAEAGEQGGLVVAVRLPG
- the sepH gene encoding septation protein SepH, which gives rise to MRALRVVGLHEDGKSIVCEDPARRERFLLPADERLRAAARGDITRLGQIEIELESQMRPREIQARIRAGESVEQVATSAGVPEQRVERFAYPVLLERSRTAELAQHAHPVREDGPDVRTLGEVVHYAFGVRGQDYTQATWDSWKGDDGKWVVGLQWQAGRSDNAAHWAFSPGAHGGTVTALDEPAEDLLNPNAHRQPRTLRAVSEDDQPTLESSLDGAPDPQDDDTREIPRVPAEEPAEAPADSAEAKPEPARPKSKKNHPIVPSWEDVLLGVRSQRG
- a CDS encoding putative T7SS-secreted protein; this encodes MSTMPLETGFPALGFDPAPGKLGPIGDLTEKYQKVGSDLADAKQALENIVNKQGEIWQGQASDAFARRVGKLPEYLGDAADSMLKAAKALQNWNDDLTELQRQARELEVRAQKAAQEARQAQQNPDLRLADQTFPDQASLNAAQQLLTNAHNQLTASMGACVSIQDEAKRLLEQHDRVADGIAVMLDKARELAPDEPSLLGKMIDGALGALGDLANGIGDIADQIGNFIADHANVIAKISDVLGDIGNALGFIGGFLPPPVGEVFGAVGTGLGLTATLGHAVAGAAGADVKPETYVFDALGTAMSAVGALAPPEADLAVKFGGFALLGEQLGGDAGARSIGRAFDGPIGDFENYWKPQNETQAAIEAAAATTGFALPGTATAIALWNAVDQGQDADNAPERVRERDEHEVWDQ
- a CDS encoding peptidoglycan-binding protein, producing the protein MSARTNRRARWFVTGAVVVVVLGTVAAVILTRLGGEAAAGDKAPPPPVATATVTKGNLSEEETADGRLGYGAERGVSGRKQGTVTGLPEVGAVLERGKSVYTVDAKPVPLFYGTLPFYRDLAEGAEDGPDVKELEENLKALGYGGFGKPDAKFTAATAAALKKWQKKNGLPETGAFGSGDVIVQAGPVRVSKVDAQPGGPAGSELMKVTDTTRAVTVQLDQEKQALATKGAKVGLEVSGGGSSTGTITSVTSVPGEGEGTPGEKKPKVEVQITVDDAAAAGQLDSASVSVRFTKGKRDGVLTVPVGALLALAEGGYALEVDEGGKRHLVPVQTGLFAEGKVEVSGAGVREGMTVVTTS